The following are from one region of the Malassezia vespertilionis chromosome 4, complete sequence genome:
- the EFM6 gene encoding Protein-lysine N-methyltransferase efm6 (COG:A; EggNog:ENOG503P12E): MAWLFGEDAMALPLTPPLDPADAVAWGDGLVPEQISSITNESVCITYYRDAAKAPSLYVDDARTAQDARTAQDMQAAQSAAERVAYTVSLVLDMRYGCGGKIWPAANVLGAYIASMPARSACGAAMETHPWRGKTVVELGSGTGLLGFFVAKIGCLCETWITDQEPMLPLMEQNKRRNADTMLDPCHIAELDWGAPLRCVPEKPDVLLLADCVYREEAFQPLVDTMHAMATPATEILLCYHKRRKADKRFFALLKRHFSYSHVEDDDLERRRVYNRNGTFLYKVTLLGQGAL; encoded by the coding sequence ATGGCGTGGCTGTTTGGCGAGGATGCGATGGCACTGCCTCTCACTCCACCGCTCGATCCAGCCGATGCGGTAGCGTGGGGCGACGGGCTTGTTCCCGAGCAGATCTCTTCGATCACCAACGAGTCCGTGTGCATTACGTACTatcgcgacgcggcgaaAGCGCCATCACTGTATGTGGACGACGCACGGACGGCGCAAGATGCACGGACGGCGCAAGACatgcaggcggcgcagtcggcggcggagcgcgtcgcatACACCGTGTCTCTGGTGCTCGATATGAGGTACGGGTGTGGCGGAAAGATTTGGCCGGCGGCAaacgtgcttggcgcgtaCATTGCGTCTATGCCCGCGagaagcgcgtgcggcgcggcgatggaGACGCatccatggcgcggcaagaCGGTCGTGGAGCTTGGAAGTGGGACTGGACTGCTTGGTTTTTTTGTCGCAAAGATTGGATGCCTGTGCGAGACGTGGATCACCGACCAGGAACCGATGCTGCCGCTCATGGAGCAGAAtaagcggcgcaatgcggaCACCATGCTCGATCCGTGCCACATCGCGGAGCTTGATTGgggtgcgccgctgcggtgTGTCCCGGAAAAGCCGGACGTGCTTCTCCTTGCAGACTGTGTCTACCGCGAGGAAGCGTTCCAGCCGCTGGTCGATACAATGCATGCGATGGCGACGCCGGCGACAGAGATTTTGTTATGCTACCACAAACGCCGCAAAGCGGAcaagcgcttctttgcgctgctcaagcgGCACTTCTCCTACAGCCATGTGGAAGACGACGATCTGGAGCGGCGTCGCGTGTACAACCGCAATGGCACGTTTCTGTACAAAGTGACGCTGCTAGGACAAGGGGCGTTGTAG
- a CDS encoding uncharacterized protein (COG:U; EggNog:ENOG503NUKE), translating into MGRACCSSGSETMDPTSAGHSPTDDTGHAAPHSSDNMPPTAPQSVGGHSAPVPIGTRSHNPAMPAHDPFVDAPFAPRARTPPAPSPVEHSAYVTAGEGEWCYEPAHAQALGMRNVAAALPRAAPPLVTGHDAVQNRMQHPLSHAREAADTSAAPERPRVIIPHAEASEATPKTAHAFFSTETPLVDTPQPRTAVEYPWAYQGNQAWTEARAPVDTQSDSAPSRSSSTMQTPHSMGISSYASTPARGPSPTTSASEHAATYVTQSVPTSMHTHSASTAPAPATPIHAQNMHFSRSVPDASAVHGSPLATPRPAPAHRGAPPSQAPPPPVQRVPSHAMPLSEHTRVPPSAQAAQRAPVLSNVVPSQRANPAPVQLPPRSAVPSDLPDAQSQSELSSDEEDEGFSTTDGTDTMYFDDFPDISHMSRMPPIMDTPRSVAFKTPVTICDLFRDVFVAVVAEKLRIVSFFPGQDTFKELIFSPGDLHAALGAPSQLSASSRELRITAVAFCPPLALPTPTGPLASADGRFVWYGTVCGALAELDTYTGQLTGVCSSVHKSPIVLLRRVGQTIVALDESGKISSWVARNGALLRLVDMHPHCQRITLAKNAHVNMLGNQLWVSSVAMHTKSAPQYAGQKVLQVRAYNPSSDDRPFNAMSAPLLLPLTKENRLGSVTSSAVLASRPDMVFFGHDSGHITLWSSADFVHKSIHALGTQPIVAMVSVHSMLWVASRSGHIAIYDVSGQVIRVVKSWLAHRDGVTALVFDPYGLETGSGNLPVMSAGNDDFVHFWDGFLSQDWIDRSLGTHAARFSTYHSLRILNLTYNINAASPDDLFGVVDNMELFQRVLRNASSFASAKNNEYCDTFNTPDVIVFGFQELVDLEDKRLTAKRILLGHKRKDGKEQDSHSSSQVRAWRDKLASFLRLVLPPEAPYTLLLSDSLVGLFTCVFVKQSLTPRIRDPVTFSVKTGLGGHYGNKGALIARFVLDDASLCFVNCHLAAGQRRVRQRNLDVAWILQSVFPSCESKACDVAFVDGGDGTMILDHEICFFSGDLNYRLDMHRPTVLQLVQQQKFAELVEIDQLRNEMRANPAFRLRMFQEAPVRFPPTYKFNRLSNEFDTSEKARVPAYCDRILWRGHLPETVQCTSYKRWDATLSDHRPVSATFVARVKSIDPSRRAHVLQECLHDLVLYKHAVMTAILHNYHAL; encoded by the coding sequence ATGGGACGTGCCTGTTGCTCTTCTGGGTCCGAGACGATGGACCCTACCTCGGCGGGCCATTCGCCCACCGACGACACCGGACACGCCGCACCGCATAGTTCGGACAACATGCCACCTACAGCGCCGCAATCGGTTGGCGGGCATTCAGCGCCGGTGCCGATCGGCACACGGTCACACAACCCGGCGATGCCAGCGCACGATCCATTTGTCGACGCGCCGTTTGCCCCGCGCGCACGTacgccgccggcgccatCGCCTGTTGAGCACAGTGCGTACGTGACAGCCGGAGAAGGCGAATGGTGTTATGAgccggcgcatgcacaggCGCTGGGCATGCGCAAcgtcgcagcagcgctgcctcgcgccgcaccgcctCTCGTGACAGGGCACGATGCTGTGCAAAATCGAATGCAGCATCCCTTATCCCATGCCCGCGAGGCTGCCGATACTAGCGCTGCGCCGGAACGCCCACGAGTCATCATTCCACATGCGGAAGCCAGCGAAGCGACGCCAAAAACCGCGCACGCCTTCTTTTCCACAGAAACGCCGCTGGTTGACACACCCCAGCCACGCACTGCCGTTGAGTATCCCTGGGCGTACCAGGGAAATCAGGCGTGGACggaagcgcgtgcgccagTTGACACACAGTCGGAttcggcgccgtcgcgctcctcgagcacgATGCAAACGCCGCATTCTATGGGGATTTCATCGTACGCTTCcacgccggcgcgcggcccaaGTCCAACGACGTCTGCATCGGAGCATGCTGCTACGTATGTGACACAATCCGTGCCGACGTCCATGCATACACACAGCGCTTCGACTGCACCCGCGCCAGCGACGCCGATCCATGCACAGAACATGCActtttcgcgcagcgtgccggaTGCTTCGGCCGTCCATGGTTCACCCCTAGCAAcgccgcgtcctgctcctgcacaccgcggtgcgccgccgagccaagcgccgccaccgccTGTGCAGAGAGTGCCGAGCCATGCAATGCCGCTCAGCGAGCACACCCGCGTCCCTCCAAGCGCTCAAGCTGCTCAGCGTGCGCCAGTCTTGTCGAATGTCGTGCCGTCCCAGCGCGCAAACCCAGCGCCGGTGCAGCtaccgccgcgcagcgctgtgcCTTCTGACCTTCCTGACGCCCAAAGCCAGTCGGAGCTgagcagcgacgaggaagacgaAGGGTTCAGCACCACCGATGGTACAGACACAATGTACTTCGACGACTTTCCAGATATCTCGCACATGAGCCGTATGCCGCCCATTATGGATACCCCACGCAGCGTTGCGTTCAAAACGCCCGTGACCATATGCGACTTGTTCCGGGACGTTTTTGTCGCGGTCGTTGCGGAAAAGTTGCGAATTGTCTCGTTTTTCCCAGGCCAAGACACGTTCAAGGAGCTCATTTTCTCCCCGGGCGACCtacatgcagcgcttggcgcgccgtcgcagcTCTCTGCCTCTTCGCGCGAATTGCGCATCACCGCAGTAGCCTTTTGTCCTCCGCTCGCACTGCCTACGCCTACAGGGCCTCTTGCGAGTGCCGACGGCCGCTTTGTGTGGTACGGCACAGTGTGTGGTGCTTTGGCCGAGCTCGATACGTATACGGGGCAGCTCACCGGCGTCTGCTCCTCTGTCCACAAGTCGCCCATTGTGCTCTTGCGCAGGGTCGGCCAGACCATCGTGGCGCTCGATGAGAGCGGCAAGATCTCGTCGTGGGTTGCGAGGAACGGCGCGCTACTGCGCCTTGTTGACATGCACCCACACTGCCAGCGCATCACCCTCGCCAAGAATGCGCACGTCAACATGCTCGGCAACCAATTGTGGGTCAGCAGCGTGGCGATGCACACCAAGTCAGCACCGCAGTACGCGGGCCAAAAGGTCCTCCAGGTCCGGGCGTACAATCCCTCCTCTGACGATCGCCCCTTCAATGCGATgagtgcgccgctgctgctgcccCTCACCAAAGAAAACAGGCTCGGGAGCGTCACGAGCAGTGCAGTTCTTGCTTCGCGCCCCGACATGGTCTTTTTTGGGCACGACTCGGGGCACATTACCCTCTGGTCCTCGGCAGACTTTGTGCACAAGAGCAtccacgcgctcggcacgcagccCATTGTTGCCATGGTTAGTGTGCATTCCATGCTGTGggttgcgtcgcgctcgggcCACATTGCGATTTACGACGTGAGCGGCCAAGTGATTCGTGTGGTAAAGTCGTGGCtggcgcaccgcgacgGCGTCACTGCGCTAGTCTTTGATCCCTACGGCCTCGAGACGGGCAGCGGAAATCTGCCGGTGATGAGCGCAGGGAACGACGACTTTGTCCATTTCTGGGACGGGTTCCTCTCGCAGGACTGGATCGATCGGTCCTTGGGCACTCATGCGGCGCGTTTCTCTACGTACCACTCTCTGCGCATCCTCAATCTTACCTACAACATCAATGCCGCCTCGCCCGATGACCTGTTTGGCGTCGTGGACAACATGGAacttttccagcgcgtTCTGCGAAACGCGAGCAGCTTTGCCAGCGCGAAGAACAACGAGTATTGCGATACGTTCAACACGCCCGATGTGATTGTGTTTGGGTTCCAGGAGCTGGTCGATCTCGAGGACAAGCGACTCACTGCGAAGCGCATCTTGCTCgggcacaagcgcaaggacgGCAAGGAGCAAGACAGCCACTCCTCGAGCCAGGTCCGCGCCTGGCGCGACAAGCTCGCCAGTTttctgcgcctcgtcctgcCGCCCGAGGCACCCTATACGCTGCTCTTGTCCGACAGCCTCGTCGGCCTCTTCACCTGCGTGTTTGTCAAGCAGTCGCTCACTCCGCGCATCCGCGACCCCGTCACCTTCTCCGTCAAGACGGGACTCGGAGGTCACTATGGAAATAAAGGCGCGCTtattgcgcgctttgtccTTGACGATGCGAGTCTCTGTTTCGTAAACTGCCACTTGGCCGCAGGGCAACGCAGGGTGCGGCAGCGCAATTTGGACGTGGCATGGATCTTGCAGAGCGTGTTTCCTTCGTGCGAGTCCAAGGCGTGCGATGTTGCGTTTGtcgacggcggcgacggAACGATGATTTTGGACCACGAGATTTGCTTTTTTAGCGGCGACCTCAACTATCGCCTCGATATGCATCGCCCGACGGTACTCCAACTTGTACAGCAGCAAaagtttgccgagctggtcgaAATCGAtcagctgcgcaacgaaATGCGTGCAAATCCCGCGTTTCGATTGCGCATGTTTCAGGAAGCGCCGGTACGCTTTCCACCTACTTACAAGTTCAACCGACTCTCGAATGAGTTCGACACGtcggaaaaagcgcgcgtccCAGCGTACTGCGATAGGATCCTTTGGCGCGGTCATCTCCCAGAGACGGTGCAATGCACTTCCTACAAGCGCTGGGATGCTACGCTCTCGGATCATCGGCCTGTGTCGGCGACGTTTGTCGCGCGTGTCAAGTCGATTGACCCGagccgtcgcgcgcatgttCTTCAGGAATGCTTGCACGACTTGGTTTTGTACAAGCATGCGGTGATGACAGCCATTCTCCACAATTATCATGCTTTATAG
- the CCP2 gene encoding cytochrome-c peroxidase (CAZy:AA2; EggNog:ENOG503NW5H; COG:E), translating into MSKPNDFDAVRQDVRSILKKKDYDHGSIGPVLVRLAWHASGTYSKEDDTGGSNGAGMRYEEEGGDPANAGLQEARKFLEPVKERHPWITYADLWTLAGVEAVRAMGGPDIPWKSGRTDFANTKYLPPRGRLPDGALAQDHLRDIFYRMGFNDQEIVALSGAHNLGRCHKTRSGFDGPWVVNPTRFANTYYRFLLNLDWKPRNWDGPFQYSAYAPGMDDDDEPLMMLPTDYALVQDEKFRPWVEKYAADQKLFFEDFSKVFAKLIELGVYRDEDGIARCDKRDAKGSYISAPKKSGVQSSL; encoded by the coding sequence ATGTCGAAACCGAATGACTTTGACGCTGTCCGCCAGGACGTTCGCTCTATTCTGAAGAAGAAAGACTACGACCACGGCTCTATTGGGCCTGTTCTCGTACGTCTCGCCTGgcacgcaagcggcacCTACAGCAAGGAAGATGACACCGGTGGCTCCAACGGCGCTGGTATGCGCTACGAGGAAGAAGGTGGCGACCCTGCCAATGCCGGTCTTCAGGAAGCACGCAAGTTCCTCGAGCCCGTCAAGGAGCGCCACCCCTGGATTACCTACGCAGACCTTTGGACGCTTGCAGGCGTCGAGGCCGTCCGTGCGATGGGTGGCCCCGACATTCCCTGGAAGTCTGGCCGTACCGACTTTGCCAACACCAAGTACCTGCCTCCGCGCGGCCGTCTGCcggacggcgcgctggctcAGGACCATTTGCGCGATATCTTTTACCGCATGGGTTTCAACGACCAGGAGATTGTCGCGCTGTCTGGTGCACACAACCTCGGCCGTTGCCACAAAACACGCTCTGGCTTTGACGGCCCGTGGGTCGTGAACCcgacgcgctttgccaACACCTACTACCGTTTCCTCCTCAACTTGGACTGGAAGCCACGCAACTGGGACGGTCCGTTCCAGTATTCGGCGTACGCGCCGGGtatggacgacgacgacgagcctCTTATGATGCTGCCGACCGACTACGCGCTTGTCCAGGACGAGAAGTTCCGCCCTTGGGTCGAAAAGTACGCGGCCGACCAGAAGCTCTTCTTTGAGGACTTTTCTAAGGTGTTTGCCAAGCTCATTGAGCTCGGTGTGTACCGCGACGAGGATGGCATTGCCCGCTgcgacaagcgcgatgCCAAGGGCTCGTACATCTCTGCGCCCAAGAAGTCGGGCGTGCAGTCGAGTCTCTAA
- the IPP1 gene encoding inorganic diphosphatase (COG:C; EggNog:ENOG503NUSR), translated as MSSTQDIQTRVVGAPNTLEYRVFLESKSTGQPLSAFHDVPLFADEANGILNFIVEIPRWTNAKVEISKDEVLNPFKQDTKKGKLRFVRNCFPHKGYIWNYGAFPQTWEDPSSVHPDTKAAGDNDPLDVIEIGENVGYTGQIKQVKVLGVMALLDEGETDWKVIAIDVNDPLASKLNDIEDVERHLPGLIRATNEWFRIYKIPDGKPENQFAFSGEAKNRAYAMEVIHECSESWRRLIGGQTKADDVQIVNTTVQGSSRLTSANDAAVASLPTANPQPPAPIDPSVDKWFFISAAN; from the coding sequence ATGTCTTCTACACAGGATATCCAGACCCGCGTTGTTGGCGCTCCCAACACGCTTGAATACCGCGTTTTTCTCGAATCTAAGTCGACGGGACAGCCCCTCTCGGCGTTTCACGACGTGCCGCTGTTTGCCGACGAGGCCAACGGTATCCTCAACTTTATCGTCGAGATCCCCCGCTGGACCAACGCCAAGGTCGAGATCAGCAAAGATGAAGTGCTGAATCCGTTCAAGCAGGACACAAAGAAGGGCAAGTTGCGTTTTGTGCGCAACTGCTTCCCCCACAAGGGTTACATCTGGAACTATGGTGCCTTCCCGCAGACCTGGGAGGACCCTTCCTCTGTGCACCCGGACACCAAGGCTGCTGGCGACAACGATCCGCTTGATGTCATTGAGATCGGCGAAAATGTCGGCTACACGGGCCAGATCAAGCAGGTCAAGGTGCTCGGTGtcatggcgctgctcgacgaagGCGAGACCGACTGGAAGGTGATTGCCATCGACGTCAATGACCCGCTCGCTTCGAAGCTGAACGACATTGAGGACGTTGAGCGCCACCTACCCGGCCTGATCCGCGCTACCAACGAGTGGTTCCGCATCTACAAAATCCCCGATGGCAAGCCCGAGAACCAGTTTGCCTTTTCGGGCGAGGCCAAGAACCGTGCCTATGCCATGGAGGTCATCCACGAGTGCAGCGAGTCCTGGCGTCGTCTTATCGGTGGCCAGACTAAGGCGGACGATGTGCAGATTGTCAACACCACTGTGCAAGGAAGCAGCCGCTTGACCAGCGCCAACGACGCTGCCgttgcgtcgctgccgacTGCCAACCCGCAGCCGCCAGCACCGATCGACCCGAGCGTCGACAAGTGGTTCTTTATTAGCGCAGCAAACTAA
- the PDB1 gene encoding pyruvate dehydrogenase (acetyl-transferring) (COG:C; EggNog:ENOG503NU6T), with protein sequence MRAALLTTSFLRAAPLRAAARPAMLRTAMPKLTRTFASEGDAQEMMVRDALNSALEEEMDRDPSVFLLGEEVARYNGAYKVTKGLLDKFGEDRVIDTPITEAGFAGLAVGAAFTGLRPVCEFMTFNFAMQAIDQIVNSAGKTHYMSSGGVTCPVVFRGPNGAAAGVAAQHSQDYSSWYGQIPGLKVIVPFNSTDARGLLKSAIRDPNPVVFLENEILYGHAFPVSRECASEDFLLPIGKAHVEREGTDVTIVGASIGVLHALEAAKTLEKEGISAEVINLRSIRPLDIETVIKSVKKTNRLVTVEGGFPAFGIGSEICAQIMETDAFDYLDAPVERVTGADIPTPYAQNLEAASYANPDVVVKVAKRALYRG encoded by the coding sequence atgcgtgctgcgctgcttaCTACAAGCTTccttcgcgccgcgccgctgcgtgcggcagcgcggcctgcaatgctgcgcacagcaaTGCCCAAACTTACCCGCACGTTTGCGAGTGAGGGCGATGCACAGGAAATGatggtgcgcgatgcgctcaactcggcgctcgaggaggaaATGGACCGCGATCCGAGCGTGTTCCTGCTCGGCGAAGAGGTTGCGCGCTACAATGGTGCATACAAGGTTACAAAGGGTCTGCTTGACAAGTTCGGCGAGGACCGTGTGATTGATACGCCGATCACCGAGGCTGGGTTCGCGGGTCTTGCCGTCGGCGCGGCTTTTACAGGCCTGCGCCCCGTGTGTGAGTTTATGACGTTCAACTTTGCTATGCAGGCTATCGACCAAATTGTCAACTCTGCAGGAAAGACGCACTACATGTCTAGCGGCGGAGTGACCTGCCCTGTGGTGTTCCGCGGACCCAacggcgctgccgccggCGTAGCTGCACAGCACTCGCAGGACTACTCGTCTTGGTACGGCCAGATCCCAGGCCTCAAGGTCATTGTTCCGTTCAACTCGACGGATGCGCGGGGCCTGCTGAAGTCTGCGATCCGCGACCCGAACCCCGTCGTGTTTCTCGAGAACGAGATCCTCTATGGACATGCATTCCCCGTGTCCCGGGAATGTGCTTCGGAAGATTTCCTCCTTCCCATCGGAAAAGCAcacgtcgagcgcgaaggCACTGATGTGACAATTGTCGGAGCGAGCATTGGtgtgctgcatgcgctcgaggctgCCAAGACGCTCGAGAAGGAGGGCATTTCTGCCGAGGTCATCAATCTGCGCTCGATTCGCCCGCTCGATATCGAGACGGTGATCAAGAGCGTCAAAAAAACAAACCGTCTCGTCACTGTCGAAGGCGGATTTCCCGCATTTGGGATTGGCTCTGAAATTTGCGCCCAGATCATGGAAACGGACGCGTTTGACTACCTCGATGCGCCTGTGGAGCGTGTTACGGGCGCCGATATCCCAACGCCCTATGCACAGAACCTCGAGGCTGCATCGTATGCGAACCCTGATGTGGTCGTCAAGGTcgcaaagcgtgcgctgtACCGCGGCTAA
- the CKB2 gene encoding casein kinase 2 regulatory subunit (EggNog:ENOG503NWRA; COG:D; COG:K; COG:T) gives MMEELSSGSSDYAASTWIAWFLSTKGNEYFCELDEDYILDRFNLTGLNTEVQHYMHALDLITDALDEHLGDEQREQIEAQARILYGLVHARYILTTRGLAKMLEKYKRADFGRCPRVLCSQQPLLPVGLSDLPYQNPVKLYCPRCEDLYSPKSSRHASIDGAFFGTTFPHMLLMVYPHMIPVKTTSLPQTPTSANAPKQAYGGVSADALHQRALALEQQNQLLSPSEDVSSESGANGNTRPFADSAPRPSTAQGAPAVPHVERLIPRIFGFPVYETSRLMAWQEKQQRNQIARISRVQRPLESTGPQPLSK, from the exons ATGA TGGAAGAGCTCTCTTCCGGCTCGTCGGACTATGCAGCGAGTACCTGGATTGCATGGTTTCTCTCCACGAAAGGAAACGAATACTTCTGCGAGCTGGATGAGGACTACATCCTCGACCGCTTCAACCTCACAGGCCTTAACACAGAGGTGCAGCACTACATGCATGCGCTGGACCTGATTACCGATGCGCTAGACGAACATCTGGGCgatgagcagcgcgagcaaatTGAGGCCCAGGCGCGGATTTTGTATGGTCTcgtgcacgcacgctaCATTCTCACAACGCGCGGCCTCGCCAAGATGCTGGAAAAATACAAGCGTGCGGATTTTGGGCGGTGTCCGCGCGTGCTCTGCTCCCAGCAGCCACTCTTACCGGTAGGCTTGTCGGACCTGCCATATCAAAACCCCGTCAAACTGTACTGCCCGCGGTGCGAAGACTTGTACAGCCCCAAAAGCTCGCGGCACGCGTCCATCGACGGCGCATTTTTCGGAACCACATTCCCACACATGCTGCTTATGGTATACCCCCACATGATCCCTGTCAAGACTACAAGCCTCCCGCAAACGCCGACCAGTGCGAATGCACCTAAGCAGGCGTATGGCGGAGTTTCTGCCGACGCACTCCACCAGCGtgcacttgcgctcgagcagcagaACCAACTCTTGAGCCCGAGTGAGGACGTCAGCAGTGAGTCGGGTGCGAATGGAAACACACGTCCGTTTGCCgactctgcgccgcgcccgtcCACCGCCCAAGGCGCTCCTGCCGTCCCCCACGTAGAGCGCCTGATCCCACGCATCTTTGGCTTTCCGGTGTACGAGACGAGCCGCTTAATGGCATGGCAAGAGAAACAGCAACGCAATCAAATTGCACGGATTAGCCGTGTGCAACGGCCGCTGGAGTCGACGGGACCGCAGCCATTGTCTAAATAG
- the sec66 gene encoding Translocation protein S66 (COG:U; EggNog:ENOG503NXUE; TransMembrane:1 (o6-26i)): MALSIFVPIAYIASLFAALALFSKVYRSRTQRLWRQYQESTAADKSMVPARAIYNALAEVQDEYPDEDPTSPAWVVPRATLQGALLARAVTALRNMAELRENKSALTSLLEKGSVGDDAAALLETMDQDLRVEVTHIVREAGRFDESWSKLIFESANQVSTNMRYRDIVLDINKQRDEETAKTHQLGLEVHRMEK, encoded by the coding sequence atggcgcTTTCGATTTTTGTGCCGATCGCGTATATCGCGTCGCTGTTtgcggcacttgcgctaTTTAGCAAAGTATACCGCTCGCGTACGCAGCGGCTCTGGCGTCAATACCAAGAGTCTACCGCGGCGGACAAGAGTATGGTgcctgcgcgtgcgattTACAATGCGCTGGCAGAAGTGCAGGACGAGTACCCCGATGAAGACCCTACGAGCCCCGCATGGGTTGTTCCCCGAGCGACActgcaaggcgcgcttCTAGCGCGCGCGGTGACTGCACTTCGAAACATGGCCGAGTTGCGCGAGAATAAGAGCGCGCTCACGAGCCTGCTCGAGAAAGGCTCTGTCGgcgacgacgctgcggctCTGCTCGAGACGATGGACCAGGATCTGCGTGTAGAAGTGACACATATTGTCCGCGAGGCAGGGCGCTTTGATGAATCGTGGAGCAAGCTTATTTTCGAGAGCGCAAACCAGGTGTCTACCAATATGCGGTATCGCGATATCGTGCTTGACATCAACAAACAGCGCGATGAAGAGACTGCCAAGACCCATCAGTTGGGCCTCGAGGTGCATCGGATGGAGAAATAG